A genomic stretch from Deinococcus radiotolerans includes:
- a CDS encoding 3-deoxy-7-phosphoheptulonate synthase has product MTHPEPTIHAGRTENLNVSGFTPLITPRALKALHPLTPQAEATVLAGRRAAQDILHGRDDRLLVVVGPCSIHDHEQALDYARRLADLRERVKDRLEVHMRVYVDKPRTTVGWRGYLLDPDMNGTNDINKGLELTRKLMVQVSELGLPVATELLDPFAPQYVFDAVAWACLGARTTESQTHRVMSSAVSAPMGFKNGTGGGIKLAVDAIVAARASHAFFTIDDDGQACIVHTLGNPDGHVILRGGRGGPNYAPQFVQEAAGLMTAAGLTPAVMVDCSHANSGSDHTRQSLVWRDVLHQRAAGQRAVKGLMIESTLRPGKQGIPKDLSTLVPGLSVTDACVGWDETEALLLEAHAALGRETVSG; this is encoded by the coding sequence ATGACGCACCCCGAGCCCACCATCCACGCTGGCCGCACCGAGAACCTGAACGTCAGCGGTTTCACGCCCCTGATCACCCCCCGCGCCCTGAAAGCCCTGCACCCCCTGACCCCGCAGGCCGAAGCGACCGTGCTCGCCGGACGCCGCGCGGCGCAGGATATCCTGCACGGCCGCGACGACCGGCTGCTCGTGGTCGTGGGCCCCTGCTCCATCCACGACCACGAGCAGGCGCTCGACTACGCCCGCCGCCTCGCGGATCTGCGTGAACGCGTGAAAGACCGCCTGGAAGTGCACATGCGGGTGTACGTGGACAAACCCCGCACCACCGTCGGCTGGCGCGGCTACCTGCTCGACCCGGACATGAACGGCACGAACGACATCAACAAGGGCCTCGAACTCACCCGCAAACTCATGGTCCAGGTCAGCGAGCTGGGTCTGCCCGTCGCCACCGAACTCCTCGACCCGTTCGCGCCGCAGTACGTGTTCGACGCGGTCGCCTGGGCCTGCCTGGGCGCCCGCACCACCGAAAGCCAGACGCACCGCGTCATGAGCAGCGCCGTGTCCGCCCCCATGGGCTTCAAGAATGGCACCGGCGGCGGCATCAAACTCGCCGTGGACGCCATTGTCGCCGCCCGCGCCTCGCACGCGTTCTTCACCATCGACGACGACGGGCAGGCCTGTATTGTCCACACCCTGGGCAACCCCGACGGGCACGTCATCCTCCGCGGCGGCCGCGGCGGACCCAACTACGCCCCGCAGTTCGTGCAGGAAGCCGCGGGGCTCATGACCGCAGCCGGACTCACCCCGGCCGTCATGGTGGACTGCTCGCACGCCAACAGCGGCTCGGACCACACCCGCCAGAGCCTCGTGTGGCGCGACGTCCTGCACCAGCGCGCCGCCGGGCAGCGCGCCGTCAAGGGCCTCATGATCGAAAGCACCCTCCGCCCCGGCAAGCAGGGCATCCCCAAGGACCTCAGCACCCTCGTGCCCGGCCTGAGCGTCACCGACGCCTGCGTCGGTTGGGACGAAACCGAGGCCCTGCTGCTCGAAGCGCACGCCGCGCTGGGCCGCGAGACCGTCAGCGGCTGA
- a CDS encoding circularly permuted type 2 ATP-grasp protein, with amino-acid sequence MFTADRAARPHYAGVKAYLDQLGVAEFERRHQLLDLAFRNQGITFTVYGDAQGTERTFPFDPVPRIIPASEWAHIESGLTQRVRALNAFLTDIYSGAQILGDGVIPPELVYTSAHFRREVHGVLPPGGVFTHVVGTDLIRNEQGEYLVLEDNLRSPSGVSYLLANRQAMTRVYPGMFEGQGVRPVQHYASALLRLLLASSPRENGTVVVLTPGMYNSAYFEHAYLAQQMGVELVEGRDLFVDGGRVWMRTTGGRQQVDVIYRRVDDDFLDPLAFRRDSALGVAGLVEVYRQGRVAIANAIGTGVADDKAVYAYVPDMIRYYLNESPILNNVPTYLGWNAEHLEYMLANAAQLVFKSVGEAGGYGMLIGPEATADEITTYLHRVRQDPREFIAQPVVGLSRHPTFYPDSSGFEAAHVDLRPYILFGEDVTIVPGGLTRVALRRGSLVVNSSQGGGSKDTWVLDHDGPSAPLGMTQLLHGDAAPGGQGQRQGQRQEQSAGGQSQSQWQSQSPSQGQAQWQGGFGAVPLDAGPLTESVRRELDERDWQVRARAADDAQVAAYGESQAPSAAPADGTPGPEDGPGPHSFQQQLEKQQLEGGER; translated from the coding sequence ATGTTCACCGCTGATCGCGCCGCCCGTCCGCATTACGCGGGCGTCAAGGCGTATCTGGATCAGCTGGGCGTGGCGGAGTTTGAGCGTCGGCATCAGTTGCTGGACCTGGCGTTCCGGAATCAGGGCATCACGTTCACGGTGTACGGGGACGCGCAGGGAACCGAGCGGACCTTTCCGTTCGATCCGGTGCCGCGCATCATCCCGGCGTCCGAGTGGGCGCACATTGAGTCGGGGCTGACGCAGCGGGTGCGGGCGCTGAACGCGTTCCTGACGGACATCTACAGTGGCGCGCAGATTCTGGGGGACGGCGTCATCCCGCCGGAACTGGTGTACACCAGCGCGCACTTCCGGCGCGAGGTGCACGGCGTGCTGCCTCCGGGCGGGGTGTTCACGCATGTGGTCGGCACGGACCTGATCCGGAACGAGCAGGGCGAGTACCTGGTGCTGGAGGACAATCTGCGGTCCCCGAGTGGCGTGTCGTACCTGCTGGCGAACCGGCAGGCGATGACGCGGGTGTACCCGGGGATGTTCGAGGGTCAGGGCGTGCGGCCCGTGCAGCATTACGCGTCGGCGCTGCTGCGCCTGCTGCTGGCCAGCAGCCCGCGCGAGAATGGGACGGTGGTGGTCCTGACGCCCGGCATGTACAACAGTGCGTACTTCGAGCATGCGTACCTCGCGCAGCAGATGGGTGTGGAGCTCGTGGAGGGCCGGGACCTGTTCGTGGATGGGGGGCGCGTGTGGATGCGCACGACCGGTGGGCGGCAGCAGGTGGACGTCATCTACCGCCGTGTGGACGACGATTTCCTGGATCCGCTGGCGTTCCGGCGGGACAGTGCGCTCGGCGTGGCGGGGCTGGTGGAGGTCTACCGGCAGGGGCGGGTGGCGATTGCGAACGCCATCGGGACGGGCGTCGCGGATGACAAGGCCGTGTACGCGTACGTCCCGGACATGATCCGGTACTACCTGAACGAGTCACCGATCCTGAACAACGTGCCCACGTACCTGGGCTGGAATGCCGAGCATCTGGAGTACATGCTGGCGAACGCGGCTCAGCTGGTGTTCAAGTCGGTGGGCGAGGCGGGTGGCTACGGCATGCTGATCGGTCCGGAAGCCACGGCGGATGAGATCACCACGTACCTGCACCGGGTGCGGCAGGACCCGCGGGAGTTCATTGCGCAGCCGGTGGTGGGCCTGTCGCGGCACCCAACGTTCTACCCGGACAGCAGTGGGTTCGAGGCGGCGCACGTGGACCTGCGGCCGTACATCCTGTTCGGGGAGGACGTGACGATCGTGCCGGGCGGGTTGACGCGGGTGGCGCTGCGGCGCGGCAGCCTCGTGGTGAACAGTTCGCAGGGGGGCGGCAGCAAGGACACCTGGGTTCTGGATCACGATGGGCCCAGCGCGCCGCTGGGCATGACGCAGCTCCTGCATGGGGACGCGGCGCCCGGTGGACAGGGGCAGCGGCAGGGGCAGCGGCAGGAGCAGTCGGCTGGTGGGCAGAGTCAGTCGCAGTGGCAGAGTCAGTCCCCGTCGCAGGGGCAGGCTCAGTGGCAGGGCGGCTTCGGCGCGGTACCACTGGATGCCGGGCCGCTGACAGAGTCGGTGCGCCGCGAGTTGGACGAACGGGACTGGCAGGTGCGGGCGCGCGCGGCCGACGACGCGCAGGTCGCGGCGTACGGTGAGAGTCAGGCGCCGAGCGCCGCGCCGGCCGATGGGACACCCGGGCCGGAGGATGGGCCGGGACCGCATTCCTTCCAGCAGCAACTTGAAAAACAGCAGCTTGAGGGGGGTGAGCGCTGA
- a CDS encoding transglutaminase family protein, whose protein sequence is MRCEIRHITEYHYSQPAWDSFNQVRLHPTQEARQSVRSFHLHVVPEAQVSSHKDYFGALVHQVHVHAHHTHLRIEAQAMVDTHALPDPGPVLVAALEGARSSLTEFLVPCPRVPSGPWPEVFGVTRPTPRDDLGQYLQNLNSFLYSQFQYDTEATSVNTPLAEFAQSGRGVCQDFTHAMLGVTRQLGIPSRYVSGYLYSGGEMRGAEATHAWVECFIPGYGWLGLDPTNNCVAREKHIKIAHGREYSDVSPVRGTYYGGGQGSMSVAVYVYRQD, encoded by the coding sequence ATGCGGTGTGAGATCCGGCACATCACGGAATACCACTACTCGCAGCCGGCGTGGGATTCGTTCAATCAGGTAAGGCTGCACCCGACGCAGGAGGCGCGGCAGTCGGTGCGGTCGTTCCACCTGCATGTCGTGCCGGAGGCGCAGGTCTCGTCTCACAAGGATTATTTCGGGGCGCTGGTGCATCAGGTGCATGTGCACGCGCACCACACGCACCTGCGGATTGAGGCGCAGGCGATGGTGGACACGCACGCCCTGCCGGATCCGGGTCCGGTGCTGGTTGCGGCGCTGGAGGGCGCGCGGTCGTCCCTGACGGAATTTCTGGTGCCCTGTCCGCGAGTGCCGTCCGGGCCGTGGCCAGAGGTGTTCGGCGTCACCCGGCCCACGCCGCGGGATGATCTGGGCCAGTACCTGCAGAACCTGAATTCGTTCCTGTACAGCCAGTTCCAGTACGACACCGAGGCGACGTCGGTGAATACGCCTCTGGCGGAGTTCGCGCAGAGTGGGCGGGGGGTCTGTCAGGATTTCACGCACGCGATGCTGGGCGTGACCCGGCAGCTGGGCATTCCGTCCCGGTACGTGAGCGGCTACCTGTACAGCGGTGGGGAGATGCGCGGTGCGGAGGCCACGCACGCGTGGGTGGAATGCTTCATTCCGGGGTACGGGTGGCTGGGTCTGGATCCCACGAACAACTGCGTGGCGCGCGAGAAGCACATCAAGATTGCGCACGGGCGGGAGTACAGCGACGTCTCCCCGGTGCGCGGCACCTACTACGGGGGCGGTCAGGGGAGCATGTCGGTTGCGGTGTACGTGTACCGCCAGGACTGA
- a CDS encoding alpha-E domain-containing protein, with translation MLLLSRLAENLFWMGRYMERAENTARLLSVNYYATLESAGSTRDHWRPLLDLTGGEGALRERYGRVDARSVGSWLAFDRENPSSIASSLAFARSNARGLRDRIPSEMWEAINRAYLNLCFETGSLLDRDGLYEFCVSARDASQFFFGIAFATLPRDEGWSFMRAGQMLERTDNTLRVLQGRLTPEALRPSIDPARSMLLEQRWVQVLKGASAYEAFRKRRHEGIEPRSIAAFLLLDEYFPRSVRYGAQNLHEALEQIDRWHPGDHQDVTRLSRWLVARLEYARIEDILDRQDPALPDLLVDVNRVGAAITAAFFEKE, from the coding sequence ATGCTTCTTCTGTCGCGACTGGCCGAGAACCTGTTCTGGATGGGCCGCTACATGGAGCGGGCGGAGAACACGGCGCGGCTCCTGAGCGTGAATTACTACGCGACGCTGGAGTCCGCCGGAAGCACGCGTGATCACTGGCGGCCGCTGCTGGACCTCACGGGGGGTGAGGGGGCGCTGCGGGAGCGCTACGGCCGGGTGGATGCGCGCAGCGTGGGGTCGTGGCTGGCGTTCGACCGGGAGAACCCGTCCAGTATTGCCAGCAGTCTGGCGTTCGCACGGTCCAATGCGCGGGGCCTGCGCGACCGGATCCCGAGTGAGATGTGGGAGGCGATCAACCGCGCGTACCTGAACCTGTGCTTCGAGACCGGGTCGCTGCTCGACCGGGACGGGCTGTATGAGTTCTGCGTGTCGGCGCGGGACGCGTCGCAGTTCTTCTTCGGCATTGCGTTCGCGACCCTGCCGCGCGATGAGGGGTGGTCGTTCATGCGGGCCGGGCAGATGCTGGAACGCACCGACAACACGCTGCGGGTGTTACAGGGGCGCCTGACGCCGGAGGCGCTGCGGCCGTCGATAGATCCGGCGCGTTCCATGCTGCTTGAGCAGCGCTGGGTGCAGGTGCTCAAGGGGGCAAGCGCCTACGAGGCGTTCCGCAAGCGCCGGCATGAGGGGATCGAGCCGCGCAGCATCGCGGCGTTCCTGCTGCTGGATGAGTATTTTCCGCGCAGCGTGCGGTACGGGGCGCAGAACCTGCATGAGGCGCTGGAACAGATTGACCGCTGGCATCCGGGGGATCATCAGGACGTGACGCGCCTGTCGCGGTGGCTGGTGGCCCGGCTGGAGTACGCCCGAATTGAGGACATCCTGGACCGGCAGGACCCAGCGCTGCCGGACCTGCTGGTGGACGTGAACCGGGTCGGCGCGGCGATCACGGCGGCGTTCTTCGAGAAGGAATGA
- a CDS encoding YIP1 family protein, which translates to MTSGPESNVQDMFAQSVAVLSRPSPATFERFERRGGLTSALTYVMIAAVVSAVIAALFSFLHSDVTFFGQLFSRLITIPLGFAAFTGAVYLIGRGLFKGTGTYPEVAYSFALFYVPLSIVSTLLGIIPILGWLIMLAVSLIMIYFGFLAVQSSMNLRDQTQAIVTLVLAWIAQLVVAGVIGSIIGGLFVAGRVISGN; encoded by the coding sequence GTGACCAGCGGTCCCGAAAGCAACGTGCAGGACATGTTCGCCCAGAGCGTCGCCGTCCTGAGCCGACCCAGCCCCGCCACCTTCGAACGCTTCGAGCGCCGAGGCGGCCTCACCAGCGCCCTGACCTACGTCATGATCGCGGCCGTGGTGTCTGCCGTGATCGCCGCACTCTTCTCGTTTCTGCACAGTGACGTGACCTTCTTCGGTCAGCTGTTCAGCCGCCTGATCACCATCCCCCTGGGCTTCGCGGCCTTCACCGGCGCGGTCTACCTGATCGGCCGCGGCCTCTTCAAGGGCACCGGCACGTACCCTGAAGTCGCCTACAGCTTCGCGCTGTTCTACGTGCCCCTCAGTATCGTCAGCACCCTCCTGGGCATCATTCCCATCCTGGGCTGGCTCATCATGCTGGCCGTCAGCCTGATCATGATCTACTTCGGCTTCCTGGCCGTCCAGAGCAGCATGAACCTGCGCGACCAGACCCAGGCCATCGTCACGCTGGTCCTCGCGTGGATCGCCCAGCTGGTCGTGGCCGGCGTGATCGGCAGTATCATCGGCGGTCTCTTCGTCGCCGGGCGCGTCATCAGCGGCAACTGA